AAAATAGAAAACTAAAAAACAGATACTAATTTTCCAGGATAGCGTTAATCATGAAAGCATTAGTAGCAGGGGCAACAGGTGAAACAGGTCGCAGGATAGTGCAAGAACTGAGAGCGCGCAATATTCCCGTTCGTGCTTTGGTCAGGGATATAGAGCAAGCAAGGAGTATTCTGGGGGCTGATGTCGAATTGGTCACAGGGGATGTGTTAAAATCAGAAAGCCTATCTGCTGCTTTGGGTGATAGCACAGTTTTACTGTGTGCCACTGGCGCAAAACCAAGTTTTGACCCGACCGGACCATATAAAGTAGATTATGAAGGGACTAAAAATTTGGTCGATGCGGCAAAGGCTAAAGGAATAGAGCATTTTGTCTTAGTTTCTTCTTTGGCGACTTCTCAGTTTTTCCATCCCCTAAACTTGTTCTGGCTGATTTTGTATTGGAAAAAGCAAGCTGAGGAGTACATCCAGAAAAGCGGTCTGAACTATACGATTGTGCGACCTGGTGGTTTAAAAAATGAAGATAACTCCAACTCAATTGTGATGCAAAGTGCTGATACATTGTTTGAGGGCAGCATCCCCCGGCAAAAAGTCGCCCAAGTTTGTGTTGAGGCGCTGTTTGAGCCAGCGGCAAAAAATAAAATAGTAGAGATTGTTGCTAAGGAAAACGCTCCCGCAAAAAGCTTTGGACAACTCTTTGCTAACGTGGCTTAAGTTAAGCCCTAAGTCAAAAGTCAAGAGTCAAATAACTCATGACTTTTGACTCACGACTAATTTTGTGAAATTTCCTGAATGAGTGCGTCGAAGACTGTTGTTATATTTTGATGACAATAGCAGGTAACTGTAAGGAGTCGGACTCTGAAGAAAGGCTTAGAACGCAAAGGCGGCGTTGAACAACTCATAGGGCCAATAGCCGCGCTTCTTGGCTTCGTATGTCTGTTGCAGTGGTATATATTTGGCAATTTCAGATTTTATAGCGATCCTATCTTTCGCAACAATCAGCCACCCTTGGTCATGAAAGGGGGAGACCCTTATATCCGTGCTTTAATGCGGACTATCTCAGCGAGTGAAGCGAGTAGTAACCGTCCTTATTCAGTTTTGTATGGCGGACGGCACTTTGACAACTTTAGCCGCCATCCTGAGATATGCATCACCATTGTCACAGGTCCCAACAAGGGAAATTGTTCAACAGCCGCTGGTAGATATCAAATTATTAATACTACTTGGTATACTCTAACTCGTCGCTATCACCCAAACCCAGAACGATTTATGTTTTGGGTTTCTTATAGTTTTGAACCAGAGTATCAAGATGCAGTGGTTTACCGTTGGCTAAATGATTCTCAATTTTGGGGAACTGATATTTCTCAACTGCTGCGTCAAGGAAAGTTACAAGAAGTTTTGCGGCGCTTGTCTCCTACGTGGACAAGTTTGGGATATGGTATAGAAACAAATTCTGTGAGTCGTTCTTTACCTCAAATTTATCAGAAAATTTTGCTAGAGGAATTAAAGACAGCTGGAAAATCAGTGTAAGGATCTACCTAAATCAAAAATAATCTGGCATTTTCAACAAATGCCTTGACCTTTTCAAAATGAATATTATGTCCTGAATGACTAATGACTTTTAGCTGACACAATTCACACATTTGAGCAATTTTTGTATTGATTACTATAAATT
The sequence above is a segment of the Mastigocladopsis repens PCC 10914 genome. Coding sequences within it:
- a CDS encoding NAD(P)H-binding protein — translated: MKALVAGATGETGRRIVQELRARNIPVRALVRDIEQARSILGADVELVTGDVLKSESLSAALGDSTVLLCATGAKPSFDPTGPYKVDYEGTKNLVDAAKAKGIEHFVLVSSLATSQFFHPLNLFWLILYWKKQAEEYIQKSGLNYTIVRPGGLKNEDNSNSIVMQSADTLFEGSIPRQKVAQVCVEALFEPAAKNKIVEIVAKENAPAKSFGQLFANVA
- a CDS encoding glycoside hydrolase family 24 protein — protein: MGPIAALLGFVCLLQWYIFGNFRFYSDPIFRNNQPPLVMKGGDPYIRALMRTISASEASSNRPYSVLYGGRHFDNFSRHPEICITIVTGPNKGNCSTAAGRYQIINTTWYTLTRRYHPNPERFMFWVSYSFEPEYQDAVVYRWLNDSQFWGTDISQLLRQGKLQEVLRRLSPTWTSLGYGIETNSVSRSLPQIYQKILLEELKTAGKSV